Proteins found in one Haloferax litoreum genomic segment:
- a CDS encoding 50S ribosomal protein L32e, with amino-acid sequence MSEEITELEDISGVGPSKADALRDAGFETVDDVQAASQSELAEVDGIGNALAARIKADVGGLEVSEEAEAEVEDESEEAEEEPAEDVETELRPRGHADKKPELDAEKAAALAQKRREGKPQFNRQDYHKKKRTPTSWRRPRGGLSKQRRGIKGKGPKVEAGYRTPKAARGLHPSGFEEVRVFNTDDLEGVDGDTQAVRIASSVGARKRERIEEECEDREIRVLNPTYVEVEVDN; translated from the coding sequence ATGTCGGAAGAAATCACCGAACTCGAAGACATCAGCGGTGTCGGCCCGTCGAAGGCTGACGCACTCCGCGACGCAGGTTTCGAGACTGTCGACGACGTGCAGGCCGCGAGCCAGTCCGAACTGGCCGAGGTCGACGGCATTGGTAACGCGCTCGCTGCGCGTATCAAGGCCGACGTCGGTGGCCTCGAAGTCTCCGAAGAGGCGGAGGCTGAGGTCGAAGACGAGTCCGAAGAAGCCGAAGAAGAGCCAGCCGAAGACGTCGAGACCGAACTTCGCCCCCGCGGCCACGCGGACAAGAAGCCCGAACTCGACGCCGAGAAGGCCGCGGCCCTCGCACAGAAGCGCCGCGAAGGCAAGCCGCAGTTCAACCGGCAAGACTACCACAAGAAGAAGCGCACGCCCACGTCGTGGCGTCGCCCCCGTGGTGGTCTCTCCAAGCAGCGCCGTGGCATCAAGGGCAAAGGCCCCAAGGTCGAAGCGGGTTACCGCACGCCGAAGGCCGCCCGTGGTCTGCACCCGTCCGGCTTCGAGGAAGTCCGCGTGTTCAACACGGACGACCTCGAAGGCGTCGACGGCGACACGCAGGCCGTTCGTATCGCGTCCTCGGTCGGCGCGCGCAAGCGCGAGCGCATCGAGGAAGAGTGTGAGGACCGCGAGATTCGCGTCCTCAACCCCACCTACGTCGAAGTCGAGGTGGACAACTGA
- a CDS encoding 30S ribosomal protein S8, which translates to MADNDPLSSALSGVNNAESVGHLSHEIQPASNIIGSVLEVFYDRGYVDGFEFVDDGKAGKFEVELKGAINKCGAVKPRYSAGADDFERWEKQFLPARDYGALIVTTSHGVMSHYEAREQGIGGQIIAYVY; encoded by the coding sequence ATGGCTGACAACGACCCACTCAGTAGCGCGCTTTCCGGTGTGAACAACGCCGAGAGCGTCGGACACCTGTCCCACGAGATCCAGCCCGCCTCGAACATCATCGGCTCCGTCCTCGAGGTCTTCTACGACCGCGGGTACGTCGACGGCTTCGAATTCGTCGACGACGGCAAGGCCGGTAAGTTCGAGGTCGAACTGAAAGGCGCAATCAACAAGTGTGGCGCCGTCAAACCGCGGTACTCCGCGGGTGCTGACGACTTCGAGCGATGGGAGAAGCAGTTCCTCCCTGCCCGTGATTACGGTGCGCTCATCGTCACGACGAGCCACGGCGTCATGAGCCACTACGAGGCCCGCGAACAGGGCATCGGTGGCCAGATTATCGCCTACGTCTACTAG
- a CDS encoding 50S ribosomal protein L6 produces MSRIEIEIPDEVTAEVDNLELTVEGSNGSVTKRLWYPNISVTVEDGSVAIETDVENAKTNATIGTFESHVNNMLHGVTEGWEYQMEVHYAHFPMQVSVEGDEVVIKNFLGEKSPRRAEIRGDTEVQVDGEEVTLSGPSKEDVGQTAADIEQLTRVTDKDTRVFTDGVYITQKPKTGGA; encoded by the coding sequence ATGAGCCGAATAGAAATCGAAATCCCGGACGAGGTAACCGCCGAGGTCGACAACCTCGAACTCACCGTCGAGGGTTCCAACGGCAGCGTCACCAAGCGCCTGTGGTACCCGAATATCTCGGTCACCGTCGAAGACGGTTCCGTGGCCATCGAGACCGACGTCGAGAACGCGAAGACGAACGCGACGATCGGCACCTTCGAGAGCCACGTGAACAACATGCTTCACGGCGTCACCGAGGGATGGGAGTACCAGATGGAAGTCCACTACGCTCACTTCCCGATGCAAGTGAGCGTCGAAGGTGACGAAGTCGTCATCAAGAACTTCCTCGGCGAGAAGTCCCCGCGACGAGCAGAGATTCGCGGTGACACAGAGGTACAGGTCGACGGCGAAGAAGTCACCCTGAGCGGCCCCAGCAAGGAGGACGTCGGGCAGACTGCCGCCGACATCGAACAACTCACTCGCGTCACGGACAAGGACACTCGCGTGTTCACCGACGGCGTGTACATCACCCAGAAACCCAAGACCGGTGGTGCCTAA
- a CDS encoding 50S ribosomal protein L5, whose product MSEAEFHAMRDPRIEKVVVHMGVGEGGRELAKAEDILEEITGQESVRTVSGRASQDFGVRRGEPVGAKVTLRGDTAVEFLETALPIADLSYSSFDETGNFGFGVEEHTEFPSQEYDPQIGIYGLDVTVNLVRPGYRVKKRDKRSRQIPSSHRMTVEDAVAFIESTFDVEVEE is encoded by the coding sequence ATGAGCGAGGCTGAATTCCACGCGATGCGCGACCCGCGTATCGAGAAGGTCGTCGTCCACATGGGCGTCGGCGAAGGTGGTCGCGAACTCGCGAAAGCCGAGGACATCCTCGAAGAGATCACGGGCCAAGAGAGCGTTCGAACGGTCTCCGGCCGTGCCTCGCAGGACTTCGGTGTCCGCCGAGGCGAACCCGTCGGTGCGAAGGTCACCCTCCGTGGTGACACCGCCGTCGAGTTCCTCGAGACCGCACTCCCCATCGCAGACCTCTCGTACTCGTCGTTCGACGAGACGGGGAACTTCGGCTTCGGTGTCGAAGAACACACCGAATTCCCGAGTCAGGAGTACGACCCGCAGATCGGTATCTACGGCCTGGACGTGACGGTCAACCTCGTCCGCCCCGGATACCGTGTGAAGAAGCGCGACAAGCGCTCTCGCCAGATTCCGTCTTCCCACCGGATGACCGTCGAGGACGCCGTCGCGTTCATCGAATCCACGTTCGACGTGGAGGTTGAAGAATGA
- a CDS encoding 30S ribosomal protein S14 codes for MSDSETEQTGEHASRRTGQENECRRCGRKQGLVGKYDINLCRQCFREIARDMGFKKYR; via the coding sequence ATGAGCGATAGCGAAACAGAACAGACGGGCGAGCACGCATCCCGCCGCACCGGCCAGGAGAACGAGTGCCGGCGTTGCGGTCGAAAACAGGGACTTGTCGGCAAGTACGACATCAACCTGTGCCGACAGTGCTTCCGAGAGATTGCCCGCGATATGGGATTCAAGAAGTACCGATAA